In Collimonas arenae, a single genomic region encodes these proteins:
- a CDS encoding efflux RND transporter periplasmic adaptor subunit, with the protein MKNQKILFALMAIGLLTAGGYGLYRLGVSRGMHSGMTMSAPVASAAASGDAAKADSAGKKVLYWHDPMVPGQKFDKPGKSPFMDMQLVPVYAGDAGDEGKVSVSSRVQENLGIRTAEVIKGNLGQAIVAVGSVAYNERDVAQLQARSNGFVEHLYVKATLDAVHKGQALVDLYVPEWVAAQEEYLTAKRLHGAGADGLADAARQRMRLVGMSDAQIRQVDTSGKVQARATVTAPTGGVVTELAVHEGMTVAMGAPLFRINGLGTVWVNAEIPESLAAQISIGNAVEAHAAALPGTIFKGKISAILPDVNPVTRTLKARIELANPSGQLIPGMFVTANFVSPARKDVLLVPMEAVIQTGTRSVVMVDQGDGKFAPVDVDLGTETNGQSEIRAGLRAGQKVVVSGQFLIDSEASLKGTATRMGDMTAASPNIEASSAAGPISGPTHHGVGKVESIGKDEITISHGPIATLQWGAMTMGFAAPAGGLPKNIAVGDTVAFDIRPMSDGMFAIARIVPTVDVPAPASAPAARHPAKSGNGVAK; encoded by the coding sequence ATGAAAAACCAGAAGATCCTCTTCGCCCTGATGGCTATCGGGCTGCTTACTGCCGGCGGCTATGGCCTCTATCGTCTCGGCGTCAGTCGCGGCATGCATAGCGGCATGACTATGTCGGCGCCGGTGGCGAGTGCGGCTGCGTCAGGAGACGCAGCGAAAGCCGACAGCGCCGGCAAGAAAGTATTGTATTGGCATGACCCGATGGTGCCTGGCCAGAAATTCGACAAGCCCGGCAAGTCGCCGTTCATGGACATGCAACTGGTACCGGTGTATGCGGGCGACGCCGGCGATGAAGGCAAGGTCAGCGTCAGTTCCCGTGTCCAGGAGAATCTGGGCATCCGGACCGCTGAAGTCATCAAGGGCAACCTGGGGCAAGCCATCGTTGCCGTCGGCAGCGTGGCCTACAACGAACGCGACGTGGCGCAATTGCAGGCCCGCAGCAATGGCTTTGTGGAGCATCTCTACGTCAAGGCAACCCTGGATGCGGTCCATAAGGGCCAGGCATTGGTCGATTTGTATGTCCCTGAATGGGTCGCCGCGCAGGAAGAATATCTGACCGCCAAACGCTTGCACGGCGCGGGTGCGGACGGCTTGGCCGACGCCGCGCGGCAGCGGATGCGCCTGGTCGGTATGAGCGACGCCCAAATCCGCCAGGTCGATACCAGCGGCAAGGTGCAAGCACGTGCAACAGTGACGGCTCCGACCGGTGGCGTTGTGACCGAACTGGCGGTACACGAGGGCATGACGGTGGCAATGGGCGCGCCGCTGTTTCGCATCAATGGCTTGGGCACGGTGTGGGTCAACGCGGAAATCCCGGAAAGTCTCGCTGCGCAAATCAGTATCGGCAATGCGGTCGAGGCGCATGCGGCCGCCTTGCCCGGAACGATTTTCAAAGGCAAGATCAGCGCAATCCTGCCTGACGTCAATCCGGTCACCCGCACGCTCAAGGCACGCATCGAGCTGGCCAATCCTTCAGGACAGCTGATCCCCGGCATGTTTGTGACGGCGAACTTCGTCTCGCCTGCGCGCAAAGATGTCCTGCTGGTGCCGATGGAAGCGGTGATTCAGACGGGGACCCGCAGCGTCGTGATGGTGGATCAGGGTGACGGCAAGTTCGCGCCGGTCGATGTTGACCTCGGTACCGAGACGAACGGCCAGAGCGAGATCCGGGCTGGATTGAGGGCAGGACAAAAAGTTGTCGTCTCCGGCCAATTCCTGATCGACTCGGAAGCCAGCCTGAAAGGTACGGCGACACGCATGGGCGACATGACGGCGGCCTCGCCCAATATTGAGGCTTCGAGCGCGGCAGGGCCAATATCGGGACCAACGCACCACGGCGTCGGTAAAGTTGAAAGTATCGGCAAAGATGAAATTACCATCTCCCATGGCCCGATAGCGACCTTGCAATGGGGAGCGATGACGATGGGCTTTGCGGCGCCGGCCGGCGGTCTTCCCAAGAATATCGCTGTGGGCGACACGGTCGCCTTTGATATCCGCCCGATGAGCGACGGGATGTTTGCAATCGCACGCATTGTCCCGACTGTTGACGTACCTGCACCTGCATCTGCGCCGGCAGCAAGGCATCCGGCCAAGTCAGGCAATGGAGTCGCCAAATGA
- a CDS encoding glycoside hydrolase family 5 protein, producing MRVFLYKILVLLTFLTGLASNASAADLINFWGKPQHGGNSFNRLPPDQAYFNALKAYGASWVRLSYDKWQPAQRDFLLGDADHYTGLVPSDLAVLKTVLDRAHAAGLKVVITPLSLPGMRWSQNNGGRFDGRLWQDKAYWIQAAAFWHDLATALKDHPAVAAYNLINEPAPEKQGTLPEHADAAQMQAWYQKQAGSARDLPAFYTSILQALRMVDLLTPVMVDAGWYAAADAFSYWSKPLADSRVLYSFHMYEPYAATSAPNLKRAKPYSYPGLVPFGAGKEKWDAARVAAYLQLPLDWAGKHGVPANRLVAGEFGCMRRLPGCRQYLDNVLTVLDDARVHWAFYSFREDSWDGMDYELGSAKVPWAYWKAIDERKPDPLERHATPEFEPIRKRLGTGAN from the coding sequence ATGCGCGTATTTCTGTATAAAATTCTGGTGCTACTGACTTTCCTGACCGGCTTGGCGTCTAACGCCAGCGCGGCTGACCTGATCAATTTCTGGGGCAAGCCCCAGCATGGCGGCAACAGTTTCAACCGCCTGCCTCCGGACCAGGCTTATTTCAACGCCCTGAAAGCCTACGGCGCCAGCTGGGTGCGCTTGTCTTACGACAAATGGCAGCCTGCGCAGCGCGACTTTCTTTTGGGCGATGCCGATCACTACACGGGCCTGGTGCCCAGCGATCTGGCCGTGTTGAAAACGGTCCTCGACCGTGCACACGCGGCAGGGCTGAAAGTCGTCATCACGCCGCTCTCTCTGCCGGGCATGCGCTGGTCGCAAAACAATGGCGGGCGCTTCGACGGCCGGCTATGGCAAGACAAGGCTTACTGGATCCAAGCTGCCGCGTTTTGGCACGATCTTGCCACAGCGCTCAAAGACCATCCGGCAGTCGCTGCCTACAACCTGATTAACGAACCGGCTCCGGAAAAACAGGGAACGCTTCCTGAACATGCAGACGCCGCGCAGATGCAAGCCTGGTATCAGAAGCAGGCGGGCAGTGCGCGCGATTTACCCGCGTTCTACACATCCATCCTGCAAGCGCTGCGCATGGTCGACCTACTGACGCCGGTCATGGTCGACGCCGGCTGGTATGCCGCAGCCGATGCGTTTTCCTACTGGTCCAAGCCGCTGGCCGACTCCCGCGTCCTGTACAGTTTCCATATGTATGAGCCCTATGCCGCCACCAGCGCGCCCAACCTGAAGCGCGCCAAGCCCTACAGTTATCCCGGCCTTGTGCCGTTCGGCGCAGGCAAGGAGAAGTGGGACGCGGCCCGGGTTGCAGCCTACCTGCAGCTCCCGCTTGACTGGGCCGGCAAGCATGGCGTCCCGGCCAATCGGCTGGTCGCCGGAGAGTTCGGATGCATGCGCCGCTTACCCGGTTGCCGCCAGTACCTAGATAACGTGCTGACGGTGCTGGATGACGCCCGCGTGCACTGGGCGTTCTACAGTTTTCGGGAGGACAGCTGGGACGGCATGGACTACGAACTCGGCAGCGCCAAGGTGCCCTGGGCTTATTGGAAAGCCATTGACGAGCGCAAGCCGGATCCGCTGGAGCGCCACGCCACGCCGGAGTTCGAGCCGATTCGCAAACGCCTGGGCACCGGTGCAAATTGA
- a CDS encoding cytochrome c biogenesis protein DipZ, with protein sequence MILLLLVYLGGVLTILSPCILPVLPFVFARAEQPFLRAGLPMLGGMALTFAAVASLAAVGGAWAVHINQYGRVLALMLLAAFALTLLSKRLADFIAKPFVSVGNRLVEGASDGGNGASPSRSFLLGIATGLLWAPCAGPILGLVLTGAAISGPNTHTSLLLFAYAAGAATSLGAALLIGGKVFALMKKSLGAGEWIRRAFGVAILFAVVVIAAGWDTNVLTRLSLNSTNQLEQSLIARIKPAQAATSTGGATGDVASEGDLPSLAGATAWLNSEPLTPQALRGKVVLIDFWTYSCINCLRTLPYVKSWSEKYKDAGLVVIGVHAPEFAFEKELKNVQHAVQDLGVTYPVALDNNFSIWQAFNNQYWPAHYFIDAQGRIRGHHFGEGNYDESEQLIRKLLVEAGAKNLPAADTLVKASGIQVAADNADMQSPETYVGYARADNFAAKPGLQADQPTDYTLPATLALNQWGLQGKWQADKEKAMLAGATGKIAFRFYARDLHLVIGPGADGKPVRFRVLLDGQSPADAHGVDTDENGNGIVREQRLYQLIRQSKDVRQHTFSIEFLDGGAQAFAFTFG encoded by the coding sequence ATGATCTTGCTTCTACTAGTCTATCTCGGCGGCGTACTGACCATACTCAGCCCATGCATCTTGCCGGTACTCCCCTTTGTTTTCGCTCGGGCGGAACAGCCTTTCCTGCGCGCCGGCTTGCCGATGCTGGGCGGGATGGCGCTGACCTTTGCTGCGGTAGCCTCTCTGGCTGCGGTAGGCGGCGCGTGGGCCGTTCACATCAATCAATATGGACGCGTCCTGGCGCTGATGCTGCTTGCAGCATTTGCACTGACCTTGCTGTCAAAGCGGCTGGCTGACTTCATCGCCAAGCCTTTTGTTTCTGTGGGAAACCGCCTGGTTGAAGGCGCTTCCGACGGTGGCAATGGCGCCAGTCCGTCGCGTTCGTTTTTGCTGGGCATCGCTACCGGCCTGCTGTGGGCGCCTTGCGCCGGCCCCATTCTTGGCCTGGTCCTGACCGGCGCGGCCATCTCGGGGCCAAATACGCATACCTCGCTTCTGCTGTTTGCCTACGCGGCAGGTGCAGCCACGTCGCTTGGCGCGGCGTTGCTGATCGGCGGTAAGGTGTTCGCCCTGATGAAGAAATCGCTGGGCGCCGGTGAATGGATCCGACGCGCCTTTGGCGTGGCGATCTTGTTTGCTGTCGTCGTCATCGCCGCCGGCTGGGATACGAATGTGCTGACGCGGCTCTCGCTCAACAGCACCAATCAGCTGGAGCAGTCCCTGATCGCGCGCATCAAGCCGGCACAGGCGGCAACGAGCACCGGCGGGGCCACAGGCGATGTCGCTTCGGAAGGCGACTTGCCAAGCCTCGCGGGCGCTACCGCCTGGTTGAATTCGGAACCGCTGACCCCGCAAGCCTTGCGCGGCAAGGTGGTGCTGATCGACTTCTGGACTTACTCCTGCATCAACTGCCTGCGCACCCTGCCGTATGTCAAATCATGGAGCGAGAAGTACAAGGATGCAGGCCTGGTGGTGATCGGCGTGCATGCACCCGAATTCGCTTTCGAGAAGGAACTGAAAAACGTGCAGCACGCTGTACAGGATTTAGGCGTGACTTATCCGGTCGCGCTGGATAACAACTTCAGTATCTGGCAAGCCTTCAATAACCAGTACTGGCCGGCGCATTATTTCATCGACGCACAAGGCAGGATTCGCGGACACCATTTTGGCGAAGGAAATTATGACGAATCAGAGCAATTGATCCGCAAGCTACTGGTGGAAGCCGGCGCTAAGAATTTACCGGCGGCCGACACTCTAGTCAAAGCCAGCGGCATCCAGGTTGCTGCCGACAATGCCGACATGCAGTCTCCCGAGACCTACGTCGGTTATGCGCGCGCCGACAACTTCGCGGCCAAGCCCGGTCTGCAAGCCGACCAGCCGACCGACTATACGTTGCCGGCGACGCTGGCGCTGAACCAGTGGGGCCTGCAAGGAAAATGGCAAGCGGACAAAGAGAAGGCGATGCTGGCCGGCGCGACGGGGAAAATCGCCTTCCGCTTTTATGCACGCGACCTGCATCTGGTGATAGGGCCAGGCGCGGACGGCAAACCGGTGCGCTTCCGCGTACTGCTGGATGGGCAGTCGCCGGCAGATGCACACGGCGTTGACACTGACGAGAACGGTAACGGCATCGTGCGTGAACAACGGCTGTATCAGTTGATCCGGCAATCGAAGGATGTGCGCCAGCACACCTTTTCCATCGAGTTCCTCGACGGCGGCGCGCAGGCGTTCGCCTTTACTTTCGGCTAG
- a CDS encoding efflux RND transporter permease subunit → MIAKLIRWSIANRFLVLLATLMVVAWGIWSLARTPLDAIPDLSDVQVIIRTSYPGQAPQIVENQVTYPLTTTMLSVPGAKTVRGYSFFGDSFVYILFEDGTDPYWARSRVLEYLNQMQSRLPPQAKASLGPDATGVGWVYEYALTDKSGKMDLSQLRALQDWFLKYELKTVPNVSEVASIGGMVRQYQIVLDPAKLRAYNIPQSRVIDAVQKANQETGGSVLELGEAEYMVRASGYLKSLDDFRKIPLMTTEAGVSVRVGDVARVQVGPEMRRGIAELNGEGEVAGGVIIMRSGKNALETIDAVKARLETLKASLPPGVEIIPTYDRSKLIERAVTNLKEKLIEEFIVVAVVCAIFLFHMRSALVAIITLPIGILIAFIIMYYQGVNANIMSLGGIAIAVGAMVDAAVVMIENAHKHIEAWNHAHPGVKLQGNEHWRVIGDAAAEVGPALFFSLLIIVLSFIPVFTLEAQEGRMFSPLAFTKTYAMAAAAGLAVTLIPVLMGYLIRGRIPDEQKNPLNRFLIALYRPLLNGVLRFPKTTLLVAGLVAVVTIWPISRLGGEFMPPLDEGDLLYMPSALPGLSVGKASQLLQQTDRLIKTVPEVQTVFGKAGRAESATDPAPMEMFETTIQLKPRDQWRAGMTTDKLIEELDRTVKVPGLSNIWVPPIRNRIDMLATGIKSPVGVKVAGTSLQEIDRITAEIERVVKQVPGVSSALAERLNGGRYVDVNIDRDAAARYGLNIADVQSVVSAAIGGDNIGETVEGLQRFPINVRYPREIRDSVENLRQLPLLTERGAQINLGDVAAIRINDGPPMLKSENARLSGWVYVDIRGRDLSSAVRDMQQAVARQVKLPAGYSIAWSGQFEYLERATEKLKVVVPATLLIIFVLLYLTFKRFDEAALIMATLPFALAGGIWLLWLLGHDLSVASGVGFIALAGVSAEFGVIMLLYLKHAWDERVSHGKTGEADLLDAIREGAVLRVRPKAMTVAVIIAGLVPIMLGAGTGSEVMKRIAAPMVGGMITAPLLSMFVVPVVYLLLRRRQLRVTPVVPELVE, encoded by the coding sequence ATGATCGCCAAACTGATCCGCTGGTCGATTGCCAACCGCTTTCTGGTGTTGCTGGCAACGCTGATGGTTGTCGCCTGGGGTATCTGGTCGCTGGCGCGCACACCGCTCGACGCCATTCCGGACCTGTCCGATGTGCAGGTGATTATCCGCACCAGCTATCCGGGCCAGGCGCCGCAAATTGTCGAGAACCAGGTCACCTATCCGCTCACCACCACCATGTTGTCGGTGCCGGGAGCGAAGACGGTGCGTGGCTACTCGTTTTTCGGCGATTCCTTTGTCTATATCTTGTTTGAGGACGGCACCGATCCCTACTGGGCGCGCTCGCGCGTGCTGGAATATTTGAATCAGATGCAGTCACGTTTGCCGCCGCAGGCGAAGGCGTCGCTCGGGCCGGATGCGACCGGCGTCGGCTGGGTCTATGAATACGCATTGACCGACAAGAGCGGAAAAATGGATTTGTCTCAGCTGCGCGCATTGCAGGACTGGTTCCTCAAGTATGAACTGAAGACAGTGCCCAACGTCTCCGAGGTGGCCAGCATTGGCGGTATGGTGAGGCAGTATCAGATCGTGCTCGACCCAGCCAAACTGCGCGCCTACAACATCCCGCAGAGCAGAGTGATCGATGCCGTACAGAAGGCCAACCAGGAAACCGGCGGTTCGGTACTGGAGCTCGGCGAAGCCGAGTATATGGTGCGCGCATCCGGCTACTTGAAATCGCTGGACGATTTCCGCAAGATTCCACTCATGACGACCGAGGCCGGCGTATCGGTCAGGGTGGGCGATGTTGCGCGGGTCCAGGTCGGGCCGGAAATGCGGCGCGGCATTGCTGAACTCAATGGCGAAGGGGAGGTGGCCGGCGGCGTCATCATCATGCGATCCGGCAAGAATGCGCTGGAAACCATCGATGCGGTCAAAGCCAGGCTGGAAACGTTAAAAGCGAGTTTGCCGCCCGGCGTCGAAATCATTCCGACCTACGACCGCTCGAAGCTGATCGAACGCGCGGTCACCAACCTGAAGGAAAAGCTGATCGAAGAGTTCATCGTCGTTGCCGTGGTCTGTGCCATTTTCCTGTTTCATATGCGCTCGGCTCTGGTCGCTATCATTACGCTGCCGATCGGCATATTGATTGCCTTCATCATCATGTACTACCAGGGCGTGAACGCCAACATCATGTCGCTGGGCGGGATTGCGATTGCCGTTGGCGCCATGGTCGATGCGGCGGTAGTCATGATCGAGAATGCCCACAAGCATATCGAGGCCTGGAACCATGCGCATCCCGGCGTAAAGCTGCAGGGCAATGAGCATTGGCGCGTGATTGGCGATGCGGCGGCCGAAGTCGGTCCGGCATTGTTTTTCTCATTGCTGATTATCGTCTTGTCCTTCATCCCGGTATTTACCCTGGAAGCGCAGGAGGGGCGGATGTTCTCGCCGCTGGCGTTTACCAAAACCTACGCGATGGCGGCTGCGGCCGGGCTGGCTGTGACGCTGATACCGGTGTTGATGGGCTATCTGATCCGTGGCCGCATTCCCGATGAGCAGAAAAATCCTCTCAATCGCTTTCTGATTGCCCTCTATCGTCCTCTGTTGAATGGCGTACTGCGTTTCCCGAAGACGACACTGCTGGTTGCCGGTCTGGTTGCGGTGGTGACGATCTGGCCAATATCACGGCTGGGAGGTGAGTTCATGCCGCCACTGGACGAAGGTGATTTGCTGTATATGCCGTCGGCGCTTCCCGGGCTGTCGGTGGGCAAGGCATCGCAGTTGTTGCAGCAGACAGACCGGCTGATTAAAACCGTGCCTGAAGTACAGACAGTCTTTGGCAAGGCCGGCCGTGCAGAGTCGGCGACCGATCCCGCGCCCATGGAAATGTTTGAAACGACGATCCAGCTCAAGCCCCGCGACCAGTGGCGAGCCGGCATGACCACGGACAAGCTGATTGAAGAACTGGATCGTACCGTGAAGGTGCCGGGACTATCGAATATCTGGGTGCCGCCGATCCGCAACCGGATCGACATGCTGGCCACCGGCATCAAGAGTCCGGTCGGCGTCAAGGTGGCCGGGACGAGCCTGCAGGAGATCGACCGCATCACTGCTGAGATCGAGCGCGTCGTCAAACAGGTACCCGGCGTGTCATCGGCGCTCGCAGAGCGGCTCAATGGCGGACGATATGTGGATGTGAATATCGACCGTGACGCGGCAGCGCGCTATGGCCTGAATATCGCCGACGTACAAAGCGTCGTCTCTGCGGCTATTGGTGGCGACAACATCGGCGAAACCGTCGAAGGGTTGCAACGCTTTCCGATCAACGTGCGTTATCCGCGTGAAATCCGCGACTCGGTCGAGAACTTGCGCCAATTGCCCCTATTGACAGAGCGTGGCGCGCAAATAAACCTGGGCGACGTGGCAGCCATCCGGATCAATGACGGACCGCCGATGCTGAAGAGCGAGAATGCCCGTTTGTCGGGCTGGGTGTATGTCGATATTCGCGGCCGCGATCTCAGCTCCGCGGTGCGCGATATGCAACAAGCCGTCGCCAGACAGGTGAAACTGCCCGCCGGCTATTCGATTGCCTGGTCCGGACAGTTTGAGTACCTGGAGCGCGCCACTGAAAAACTCAAGGTAGTGGTGCCGGCGACCTTGCTCATTATCTTTGTGCTGCTGTATCTGACCTTCAAGCGTTTCGATGAAGCGGCATTGATCATGGCGACGCTGCCGTTCGCACTCGCAGGGGGCATCTGGCTGCTTTGGCTGCTGGGACACGATCTATCCGTTGCCAGTGGCGTCGGCTTCATTGCGCTGGCCGGTGTATCTGCGGAATTCGGCGTGATCATGTTGCTCTATCTGAAGCATGCATGGGATGAGCGTGTCTCGCATGGCAAGACCGGCGAAGCGGATTTGCTGGACGCCATTCGCGAAGGTGCGGTGTTGCGGGTACGCCCGAAGGCAATGACGGTCGCAGTCATCATCGCCGGTCTGGTGCCGATCATGCTGGGCGCCGGTACCGGTTCGGAAGTGATGAAGCGCATCGCCGCGCCGATGGTCGGCGGCATGATCACGGCGCCGTTGCTGTCGATGTTTGTGGTGCCTGTCGTATATCTGCTCTTGCGCCGGCGGCAGTTGCGGGTAACGCCTGTCGTTCCTGAACTGGTGGAATAG
- a CDS encoding copper-binding protein, translating into MKRTATLSLILALSASGIAFAQSGTGKDMAMKDMDMKGMDMNKTTNDAAAKSAIHQATGVVKAVDSTKGTVTLAHGPINTLKWPAMTMTFMVNDKMLFDKLAVDKKVNVEIRQQGANYVVTAVK; encoded by the coding sequence ATGAAACGTACTGCTACGCTGTCCTTGATCCTTGCTTTGTCCGCTTCCGGCATTGCTTTTGCGCAGTCTGGAACTGGAAAAGACATGGCCATGAAAGATATGGACATGAAAGGCATGGACATGAACAAGACCACTAACGACGCCGCTGCGAAATCCGCTATCCATCAGGCCACCGGCGTAGTGAAAGCCGTCGACTCGACGAAAGGAACTGTAACGCTGGCACACGGACCGATCAACACGTTGAAATGGCCAGCCATGACGATGACCTTCATGGTGAACGACAAAATGCTTTTCGATAAACTCGCCGTCGACAAAAAGGTCAACGTCGAGATCAGGCAGCAAGGCGCCAATTACGTTGTGACTGCGGTGAAGTAA
- a CDS encoding TolC family protein, translated as MFFLFSAFIRTRGAILRHPRGIRVLALAGAAVFSANTFATDPPLTLAEAQRRAVERSRQLSAQDYAVAASRDMAVAAGQLPDPVLKVGIDNLPVNGQDRYSTTRDFMTMRRIGLMQEITRGDKRQLRSERYELEAQKTLAQKTVTTAAIERDTALAWLDLYYAQAMAAVVAEQSGQAKLEIQAAEGAYRAGRGNQADVVAARSALAMFDDRASEIQRRVQNARTMLVRWIGGGDADVLLAARPATDKIRLDPATLDTQLAHHPEIAVLSRQEDIAANEARLAKANEKADWSVEVAYQQRGSAYSNMISVGLSIPLQWNHKNRQDRELSSKLAMVEQARAERDEMLRDHVAQTRSMINEWDNDRERSVRYERELIPLASERILAMLTAYRGGKATLAEVLAARRNEIDVRLQALQLTTESDRLWAQLNFLVPTEDADAHSAMTINKDAP; from the coding sequence ATGTTTTTCCTTTTTAGCGCGTTCATCCGGACGCGCGGTGCGATACTTCGGCATCCCCGAGGTATCCGCGTGCTCGCGCTGGCTGGCGCAGCCGTTTTCTCCGCCAATACTTTTGCAACCGACCCACCGCTCACGCTGGCAGAGGCACAACGCCGCGCAGTGGAGCGCTCCCGGCAGCTAAGCGCACAGGACTATGCCGTCGCCGCGTCGCGTGACATGGCGGTGGCTGCCGGCCAATTGCCTGATCCCGTCCTCAAGGTTGGCATCGACAACCTGCCTGTCAACGGCCAGGATCGTTACAGCACCACGCGCGACTTCATGACCATGCGGCGGATCGGCCTGATGCAGGAAATTACGCGTGGCGACAAGCGCCAGTTGCGCTCTGAACGGTATGAACTGGAAGCGCAAAAAACGCTGGCCCAGAAAACCGTGACGACTGCCGCCATTGAGCGCGACACGGCGCTGGCCTGGCTCGACCTGTATTACGCACAAGCGATGGCGGCCGTCGTTGCCGAACAAAGCGGCCAGGCGAAGCTTGAAATTCAGGCGGCCGAAGGCGCATATCGTGCCGGCCGCGGTAACCAGGCCGATGTTGTCGCTGCGCGCAGTGCGCTGGCGATGTTTGATGATCGCGCCAGTGAGATTCAACGCCGTGTGCAAAATGCCAGGACCATGCTGGTGCGCTGGATTGGCGGCGGCGACGCCGATGTGCTCCTGGCCGCCAGGCCGGCGACCGACAAGATCCGCCTGGACCCCGCTACGCTCGATACGCAACTGGCCCACCATCCGGAAATCGCCGTGCTGAGCCGGCAGGAAGATATCGCCGCGAATGAGGCCAGACTCGCCAAAGCCAACGAGAAAGCCGACTGGAGCGTCGAAGTGGCCTATCAACAGCGTGGCTCCGCCTATTCGAACATGATATCGGTCGGTCTTTCGATTCCCTTGCAATGGAATCATAAGAACCGCCAGGACCGTGAGCTTTCTTCAAAACTGGCGATGGTTGAACAGGCCCGGGCCGAGCGCGACGAAATGTTGCGTGACCACGTTGCGCAGACCCGCTCGATGATCAATGAATGGGATAACGACCGTGAACGCAGCGTACGCTACGAACGCGAACTGATTCCCCTGGCCAGCGAACGGATCCTTGCCATGTTGACGGCCTACCGCGGCGGCAAAGCGACCCTGGCGGAAGTGCTGGCAGCGCGGCGCAACGAAATTGACGTGCGGCTTCAGGCATTGCAACTGACCACCGAATCCGACCGCCTGTGGGCGCAACTCAATTTCCTGGTTCCGACAGAAGACGCTGATGCGCATTCGGCCATGACCATCAACAAGGATGCCCCATGA